The DNA window CCCGGCCTCCATCTCGATGGCATCGCCCCGGTCCGAGCGGTCGATCCGAAGCGCGATCGCCGGGTGGGGGCCGACGAAATAGGCCCGTTCGCGGTCGGCGCCCTCGACCCGGATCTCGGCCAGATCGCCCACGGTCAGCTTGGAGCCGTCCGGATAGGAGCGCAGGACGATGCCGGCGATGCTGGCCGCACTGCGCTTCTCGATTCCGGTCCGGACCCTCGTATTGCCGCCCGAGACATCGCCCGCAGGCGCGGTCTCGGCCTCGGCGGCCAAAGCGGCCGCGATCTCGGCCATGGTGATGTCATGGCGCATGAGCTCGATCGAGGGCACCTCGACCAGCGTCTCGGGAGCGGCGAGGCCGCGGATCGTGCTGCGGGTGATGCCCGCCGCAAACAGCCGGTCGACCAGCTCGTCGGCGAGCCGCCCGAGCTGGTCCACCGCGACCGGCCCGGTGATCACCACATCGGTCACCCGGTCGCGCCAGGCGCCGCGCGTCACCTCGGGTTCCTCTGTCTCGGCAGGCAGGTCGGTCTCGGCATCGACCGCGGCCTGCACGTCATTGGTGGCGCGGGCCATGTCCCAGCCGGGTTCGAAATCGAGGGTGATGGTCGCACGCCCCTCGAGCGATTGCGAGGTGGTCTCTTCCACCCCTTCGACCGCGCGGAGTTCCGGTTCCAGGAGTTGCACGATCCCGGCATCGACCTCTTCGGGCCCCGCGCCCTCCCAGACCACCGAGACCGAGACCGTCTCGACGATCACGTCGGGAAAGAACTGAGCACGCATCCGCGGCGCGGCAAAGAGGCCGGCCACGATCAGCAGCAGCAATAGCAGGTTCGCCGCCGTCCGGTGGCGGGTGAAATAGGACAGAAGCCCGCCCGCGGCGCTCGCGACCCGCCCCGGCACCGGCCTAGCCCCCCATCCGGGTTTCGAGCCGTTCGACCAGTTGCGCGGGCACAAGCGGCTGGTCGAGCTGGGCGCGGATCCGGGCGCGGGCCTCTTGCGGCAGGGCCGGGCTGGTCTCGACGAAGGCGATCAGCGCGGCGCGGCGTTCGGGGCTGAGCGCGACCGTCGCCTCTGTCCTGTCCTCAGGTTCGGCGGCGGCGCCGGGGCGCAGCGGGCGCACCCTGATCCCCGCGCCCAGAAGCGGCGAGCGCTCGGCCACAGCCTCGCGCCCCTCAAGCTCCGGCGCGCGGATGATCACCCGGTCGCCCTCGCGGCGCAACAGCGTCACCGGCACCGCCTCCAGCCGGTCCCCGGCATCCAGCACCAGGATCTCGCCCGCCGCGTCAAGCGCGCCCGCAGGCAGGACCATGACATCCCCGAGCGCGGGCTCCTCGACCCGGAGGGTCACGAAATCGCCCGGCCGAAAGCCCGGGGCGTCGTCCAGCCGGGCATAGACCAGCCGCCCGACCTGGCCATCTGGCACCGCCCCGCTTTCGCGCGACAGCACCCCCCATGCGGTCAGGTTGGCCCCGTAGACATCGAGCGTCACCGTCACCGGCAGCGGCCGCAACGCGCCCCTGTCGTCGAGCAGGCGGCTGAACTCGGCGGTCGAGACCCGCACTCCGGCCTCGAGCGCAGAGACATCGATCAGATCGGCCACCCGTTCATTGGCCGCGACCAGCCCGCCCTCGACCAGGCTCACATCGATCAGCGTGCCGGAAAAGGCCGCGGAAAGCTCGGTATCGGCCAGCGCGCGCTCGGCATCGGCCAGCGCGATCCGGGCACGGGCCAGCCCGGTCGTAGCGGTCTCGAGCCCGATCTCGGCCTGGGCCAGCGCCTGGCGCCGGGACACCACCGCCTGATCGGCGGCGGCGGCGGTCAGCTCGGCCTCTTCGACCGCGGCATCGGTGCCGACCCCGCGCCCGCGCAGATCCTTCTGGCGCCCCAGCGCCTTCTGCCGCAACCCGGCCTGCAGCTCGGTCGCGGCCAGCTCGTCATGGGCCAGCTCCAGCCGCCGCTTCGCGTCGCCCAGATCGGCCTCGGCCTGGCTCAGATCGGCCCGCGCCAGATCCCGGGCCGAGGTCGCATCGGCCGGATCGACCCGAAGCAGCAGATCGCCCGCCGCGACCCGCCCGCCCTCCTCGAAAGCGGGATGCAGATAGACCACCCGGCCGCTGGCCTCGGCCCGCAGCTCGAGGCTGCGGCGCGAGCGGATCTCGCCGAAGGCGGTCAGCTCGGGCGTCATGGTCCGGGGGCGCAGCGGGACGACATTGACCGAGAAGACCCGCTCGGCCGTGGGCGGCGCCTTGGGCCGGTCGGCCAGACGCGTCTCGATGGCCGAACGCAGCGTCCCCGCCGCATAGGCCAGAAGCCCAAGCGTCACGGCCAGCAGGAACAGCCCCGTGAGGCTGCGGCGGAGGAAACGCATCGAACCGTCCTTTCCCGTCGCATCGGGTCGCAAGGCCACAGGTCGCGGCACCCGAGGTCGCGGCGCCCGGCGTCAGTTCCGCCGGGACATTCGCGACGGGGTGCGCATTCCCTACGTCGGGTACACCTATTTCCGTCGCCGGTGTTCGTCGAGTCGCGGAAAGATCTCGACGAAATTGCAGGGCGGGTGGCGATAGTCGAGCTGATGCACCAGGATCTCGTCCCAGGCGTCCTTGCAGGCGCCGGTACTGCCGGGCAGCGCGAACAGATAGGTGCCCTGGGCGACGCCGCCCGTGGCGCGGCTCTGGACCGCCGAGGTGCCGATCTTGCCGAAGGAGACCAGCGTGAACAGCGTCCCGAAGGCCTCGATCTCCTTCTCGTAGACATCGCGATGGGCCTCGACGGTGACATCGCGCCCGGTCAGCCCGGTGCCCCCGGTCGAGATCACCACGTCGATTTCGGGATCGGCGCACCAGGCGCGAAGCTGGGCCGCGATCTCGGCACGCTCGTCCTTCAGGATCCTGCGGTCGGCGAGGATATGGCCTGCCGCCGCGATCCGGTCGGCCAGCGTCCGGCCCGAGCGGTCCTCGTCAAGGCTGCGGGTATCCGAGACGGTGAGAACCGCGATCCGGACCGGCACAAAGGCCTTGCTCTCGTCGATGCCTGCCATGGTCATCCCTTTTGCAGAAGCGCCAGCCGCACCGCCAGCGCCGTGAAGATTGTCGCCGAAACGAGGCCGAGCCCGCGCTGCATCGCGCGCGAGCCCCCCAGAAGCCGCCGCGCCTGCCCGGCGAAAAGCCCGACCGCGCCATTGACCAGCAGCCCGCCAAGCGACAGCACGGCCCCGAGGATCAGGAATTGCGCCAGCACCGCGCCGCGCTCGACCACCACGAATTGCGGCAGGAAGGCCAGCACGAAGAGGATCACCTTGGGATTGGTCAGATTGACCGTCAGCCCCTCGCGGAAGGCCCGACGCGGAGAGACGGCGGGCAGATCCGGGGCCAGCGCGCCATGACGGACCGCCCGCCAGGCCAGCCAGAGCAGATAGGCGACGCCCGCCCAGCGGATCGCCTCGAAAGCGCCCGGCACCGCCGCAACCACCGCGCCAAGACCAAGCCCGGCCAGCGTGACATGGACGAAACCGCCCAGCGCGATGCCGAGATCGGCCGCCAGCGCCGCGCGCGGGCCGCCCCGCAGCCCCTGCCCCAGACAGAACATCATGTCGGCCCCGGGCGTCAGGTTCAGCGCCAGTGCCGCCGGCACGAAGGCCGCGAGCGTCAGAAGATCGACCGGCCCCATCAGCCCCCCCTCAACCGCGTCTGCAGCATCAGCAGATCGTGCCAGGCATCGCGCTTGGCCAGCTGGGTGCGCAGCAGATAGGCCGGGTGGAACATCGGCAACGCAGGCCGGCCCAGCGCCTCGACCCAGTGGCCGCGCAGCCGGGTGATGCCCTTCCGGCCCAGAAGCGCACCGCAGGAATGGTTGCCCATCAGGACCAGGATGTCGGGATCGGCAAGCGCCACATGGCGCTCGAGGAAGGGCAGCATCATCGCGACCTCGCCGGCTTCGGGGTCGCGGTTCTGCGGCGGCCGCCATGGCAGGACATTGGTGATGTAGAGCGCGCGATCGGCCGCCGGATCGTTCCGCCCCAGCCCGATATACCCGAACATCTGATCGAGCAGATGCCCGGCGCGGCCGACGAAGGGCTTGCCCTGCAGGTCTTCCTCGCGGCCCGGCGCCTCGCCAATCACCATCACCCGCGCCTTCGGGTTGCCATCGGAAAAGACGAGATTCCGCGCGCCCTTCTTCAGCTCGCAGAGCTCATAGGCCGCCATCGCCGCCGCCAGCCCCTCGCGATCGGTGGCCGCGTCCGCCGCCGCGCGCGCCACCGCCACCGGATCGACCGGCGCGGGCCGGGCGGGCGGCCGGGGCGCGGACGCGACAGGACGCGCCGCCGCCGGAGTCGCCGCCGGAGCAGGGCGCGGCGCCTCGTAACGGTTCACGGGGGCGTCGCAGATCGCCTCGGTCGCGCCGAGATCGACCTGCCAGGCCAGAAGCGCCAGCGCCTCATGCGGGGTCAGTGCGGGGTCCATGGCGCCTAGGCTATGCTGCCGCAGAGGCCTCGGCAATGCCTCCCTTGCCCCTGCCGCCCCCCGTTTCTATAAGCGGGCCAATCAGGTCGGAGGCTCCATGGAATTTCGCGCGCGTCACCTGCTTGGCATCGAGCATCTCAGCCCCTGGGACATCCGCATCATCCTCGACCTGGCGGAAAGCTATGTCGATCTCAGCCGCGGCGCCACCAAACATGCCGATGTGCTGGCGGGGCTCACCCAGATCAACATGTTCTTCGAGGCCTCGACCCGAACCCAGTCGAGCTTCGAGATCGCCGGAAAGCGCCTCGGCGCCGATGTGATGAACATGGCGATGCAGGCCAGTTCGATCAAAAAGGGCGAGACGCTGATCGACACGGCGCTGACCCTGAACGCGATGCATCCCGATCTGCTGGTAGTGCGCCATCCGCATTCGGGCGCGGTCGATCTGCTGGCCCAGAAGGTCAATTGCGCGGTGATCAATGCCGGCGACGGCCGGCACGAGCATCCGACCCAGGCGCTGCTCGACGCGCTGACGATCCGCCGCGCCAAGGGCCGGATCCAGCGCCTGACGGTCGCGATCTGCGGCGACATCGCCCATAGCCGGGTCGCGCGGTCGAACATGCTGCTCCTGGGCAAGATGGAGAACCGGGTGCGGCTGATCGGGCCGCCTACGCTCATTCCCTCGGGCGCGGCCGATATGGGTGTCGAGATCTATGACGACATGAAAGAGGGCCTCGAGGGCGCCGATGTGGTGATGATGCTCAGGCTGCAGAAAGAGCGCATGGATGGCGGCTTCATCCCCTCGGAACGCGAGTATTACCACCGCTTCGGGCTCGATGCCGAGAAGCTGGCCTATGCGAAGGAAGATGCCATCGTCATGCATCCGGGGCCGATGAACCGCGGCGTCGAGATCGACGGCACGCTGGCCGACGACATCAACCGCTCGGTGATCCAGGATCAGGTCGAGATGGGGGTCGCGGTCCGGATGGCCTGCATGGACCTGCTGGCACGGAACCAGCGCGCGGCCCGGGCGGCCGGGGAGCCCACCCATGTTTGATCCCAGGACCGAGGCTCCGCTGGAAGAGGGCGAAGCCGTCAGGGTGACGTTCCGGGCCGACCGGGGGGCCTATATCAAGGCCCATGCGATCATCGCCGTGCTGGCCGGGATCGGCGCGACCGTCCTGCTGGCCGCGACCGGCAACCCCTACCCCTGGGCCGGGATCGTCGCGGCGGTGCTGGCGATCGCGATCCGGGGCGCCTTCCTGATGAGCGAAGAGCTCGGCGCGCGCTGGGTGCTGACCGACCGCGCCCTGCTGGGGCCCGGCGGGCGGCGGGTGCGGCTCTCGAGCATCGACAGGGTCCGCATCATCGGCGCGGCGACGCAGGTCGTCACGCTGGGCGGCGACAAGCATCTGATCAAGTTTCTCGCAGATCCGGCGGGCGTGAAGGCCCGGATCGACACGGCGAGGCTGGCCACGGGAGGGCCGGAGGCATGAGAACCGTCTTTTCCAATGCCCGCCTGATCGACCCCGAGGCGGGGACAGACCGCGTGGGCTGGCTGCTTTCGGGCGGCGGCACGATCCTCGACAAGGGCCATGACGCGGCCCCCGATTGCGACCGGGTCATCGACTGCAAGGGCGCCTGTCTCGCCCCGGGCATCGTCGATATCGGCGTCAAGGTCTGCGAGCCGGGCGAACGCCACAAGGAAAGCTTCCGCTCGGCCGGGCTGGCGGCGGCGGCGGGCGGCGTGACCACCATGGTCATCCGCCCCGATACCCTGCCCGCCATCGACACCCCCGAGGTGCTGGAATTCGTCAGCCGCCGTGCGCGCGAGGTCTCGCCGGTCCGGATCAAGCCGATGGCAGCGCTGACCAAGGGCCG is part of the Rhodovulum sp. MB263 genome and encodes:
- a CDS encoding efflux RND transporter periplasmic adaptor subunit — translated: MRFLRRSLTGLFLLAVTLGLLAYAAGTLRSAIETRLADRPKAPPTAERVFSVNVVPLRPRTMTPELTAFGEIRSRRSLELRAEASGRVVYLHPAFEEGGRVAAGDLLLRVDPADATSARDLARADLSQAEADLGDAKRRLELAHDELAATELQAGLRQKALGRQKDLRGRGVGTDAAVEEAELTAAAADQAVVSRRQALAQAEIGLETATTGLARARIALADAERALADTELSAAFSGTLIDVSLVEGGLVAANERVADLIDVSALEAGVRVSTAEFSRLLDDRGALRPLPVTVTLDVYGANLTAWGVLSRESGAVPDGQVGRLVYARLDDAPGFRPGDFVTLRVEEPALGDVMVLPAGALDAAGEILVLDAGDRLEAVPVTLLRREGDRVIIRAPELEGREAVAERSPLLGAGIRVRPLRPGAAAEPEDRTEATVALSPERRAALIAFVETSPALPQEARARIRAQLDQPLVPAQLVERLETRMGG
- the moaB gene encoding molybdenum cofactor biosynthesis protein B — encoded protein: MAGIDESKAFVPVRIAVLTVSDTRSLDEDRSGRTLADRIAAAGHILADRRILKDERAEIAAQLRAWCADPEIDVVISTGGTGLTGRDVTVEAHRDVYEKEIEAFGTLFTLVSFGKIGTSAVQSRATGGVAQGTYLFALPGSTGACKDAWDEILVHQLDYRHPPCNFVEIFPRLDEHRRRK
- a CDS encoding LysE family translocator, whose product is MGPVDLLTLAAFVPAALALNLTPGADMMFCLGQGLRGGPRAALAADLGIALGGFVHVTLAGLGLGAVVAAVPGAFEAIRWAGVAYLLWLAWRAVRHGALAPDLPAVSPRRAFREGLTVNLTNPKVILFVLAFLPQFVVVERGAVLAQFLILGAVLSLGGLLVNGAVGLFAGQARRLLGGSRAMQRGLGLVSATIFTALAVRLALLQKG
- a CDS encoding uracil-DNA glycosylase family protein, with amino-acid sequence MDPALTPHEALALLAWQVDLGATEAICDAPVNRYEAPRPAPAATPAAARPVASAPRPPARPAPVDPVAVARAAADAATDREGLAAAMAAYELCELKKGARNLVFSDGNPKARVMVIGEAPGREEDLQGKPFVGRAGHLLDQMFGYIGLGRNDPAADRALYITNVLPWRPPQNRDPEAGEVAMMLPFLERHVALADPDILVLMGNHSCGALLGRKGITRLRGHWVEALGRPALPMFHPAYLLRTQLAKRDAWHDLLMLQTRLRGG
- a CDS encoding aspartate carbamoyltransferase catalytic subunit is translated as MEFRARHLLGIEHLSPWDIRIILDLAESYVDLSRGATKHADVLAGLTQINMFFEASTRTQSSFEIAGKRLGADVMNMAMQASSIKKGETLIDTALTLNAMHPDLLVVRHPHSGAVDLLAQKVNCAVINAGDGRHEHPTQALLDALTIRRAKGRIQRLTVAICGDIAHSRVARSNMLLLGKMENRVRLIGPPTLIPSGAADMGVEIYDDMKEGLEGADVVMMLRLQKERMDGGFIPSEREYYHRFGLDAEKLAYAKEDAIVMHPGPMNRGVEIDGTLADDINRSVIQDQVEMGVAVRMACMDLLARNQRAARAAGEPTHV